The proteins below are encoded in one region of Qipengyuania sp. HL-TH1:
- a CDS encoding copper resistance protein B — translation MMRVAVLAGAMVAATPLAAQDHSAHGKKPAAQSEMDHCAMGHLPPEKCPPKIEQEPSPEPEIDHCAMGHLPPGQCPPSERNDDDAPMAGMDHGSHAAMTDKAAPGAAAEDATPPRALEGPRYAADAVWGREAMAPARTQLARENGGMTTGTILVERLEARIATDGGEDGYVWDAQAWYGGDINRFVLKTEGEGEFGGALEDAEIQALYSRAIGPFFDLQAGVRLDFEPGSLTHLVVGLQGLAPYMVHLDGALFLSDRGDLTARVEAEYDQKITQRLILQPRIEAGFAAQDIPEREIGAGITTIEPGLRLRYEILREFAPYIGIEYEAKLGETADIARANRRDPDGVKAVIGLRAWF, via the coding sequence ATGATGCGCGTTGCAGTGCTTGCCGGGGCAATGGTGGCGGCTACTCCGCTTGCTGCGCAGGACCATTCGGCGCACGGCAAGAAGCCTGCCGCGCAGTCCGAGATGGATCACTGTGCGATGGGCCACCTGCCGCCCGAAAAATGCCCGCCCAAGATTGAGCAGGAACCCTCGCCGGAACCCGAGATCGATCATTGCGCGATGGGGCATCTTCCACCCGGGCAATGTCCGCCAAGCGAGCGCAACGACGACGACGCGCCCATGGCGGGCATGGACCATGGATCGCACGCAGCGATGACGGACAAGGCCGCACCCGGGGCCGCAGCCGAAGATGCGACCCCGCCCCGCGCACTGGAAGGACCGCGATACGCGGCCGATGCAGTCTGGGGCCGCGAAGCGATGGCCCCCGCACGCACGCAACTGGCTCGCGAAAACGGCGGCATGACCACCGGCACGATCCTGGTCGAACGGCTGGAAGCGCGGATCGCAACCGATGGCGGCGAAGACGGCTATGTGTGGGATGCACAAGCCTGGTATGGCGGCGACATCAATCGCTTCGTGCTCAAAACCGAAGGCGAAGGTGAATTCGGCGGCGCGTTGGAGGATGCCGAAATTCAAGCGCTCTACAGCCGCGCGATCGGCCCGTTCTTCGATCTGCAGGCGGGCGTGCGGCTCGACTTCGAGCCCGGCAGCCTCACGCATCTGGTGGTCGGTCTGCAGGGCCTCGCGCCCTACATGGTCCATCTCGACGGGGCGCTGTTCCTGTCGGACCGCGGCGATCTGACCGCGCGGGTCGAGGCCGAATACGATCAGAAGATCACCCAGCGTCTGATCCTGCAACCGCGCATCGAGGCGGGTTTTGCGGCGCAGGACATTCCGGAGCGCGAAATCGGCGCCGGGATTACCACGATCGAACCGGGGCTACGCCTGCGATACGAGATCCTGCGCGAATTCGCGCCCTATATCGGGATCGAATACGAAGCGAAGCTGGGCGAGACCGCCGACATTGCTCGGGCGAACAGACGAGACCCGGATGGCGTGAAGGCCGTCATCGGCCTGCGGGCATGGTTCTAG
- a CDS encoding tyrosine-type recombinase/integrase: MALTALKVKNAKPGRYVDGRGLCLFVKESGSRSWVLRMQHNGRRRDYGLGSALDVTLTEARDAAAALRRQVRAGIDPVAERRKSRKVVPSFETAARECYEALKDGWKNQNYRNWISSMENHVFPLIGRKPVDQVDSTHVVEVLTPIWLDIPDTARKILQRIGAVLDFAHIKGWREEEAALRSVRKGLPRQTDKVEHFKAMPYAGIPAFMKELATASPTTGRDALRFTIYNAVRSSETRKAVWTEIDLDKAVWTIPGERMKAKETHVVPLSKAAVSILRRRWKLRTSDDGLVFSNNGDKPISDMTMTKLLRDAGIKGATVHGFRSAFTDWAAEKTDFPKEVADKALAHKLSNQVEAAYRRTDFFDKRRDLMAVWAEYLNPES, translated from the coding sequence ATGGCACTGACAGCATTGAAGGTGAAGAACGCCAAGCCCGGTCGTTACGTTGATGGCCGTGGCTTGTGTCTTTTTGTGAAGGAAAGCGGCTCCCGTAGTTGGGTCTTGCGGATGCAGCACAACGGCAGGCGGCGCGACTACGGATTGGGATCGGCGCTCGATGTGACGCTGACCGAAGCGCGTGACGCGGCGGCAGCTCTGCGCCGCCAGGTTCGCGCTGGGATCGATCCCGTTGCCGAGCGACGGAAGTCGCGCAAGGTGGTGCCCAGCTTCGAAACGGCAGCGCGCGAATGCTACGAGGCCTTGAAGGACGGCTGGAAGAACCAGAACTACCGCAACTGGATTTCCAGCATGGAAAACCATGTCTTCCCGCTGATCGGCAGGAAGCCCGTCGATCAGGTGGACAGCACCCACGTCGTCGAGGTGCTCACGCCCATCTGGCTCGACATCCCCGACACTGCTCGTAAAATCTTGCAGCGCATCGGTGCAGTGCTCGACTTTGCGCATATCAAGGGATGGCGGGAAGAAGAGGCCGCGTTGCGCTCAGTCCGCAAGGGCTTGCCGCGCCAGACCGACAAGGTCGAGCACTTCAAGGCCATGCCTTATGCTGGCATTCCGGCGTTCATGAAGGAGCTGGCGACCGCATCACCCACCACGGGCCGCGATGCCCTGCGTTTCACCATCTACAACGCCGTGCGGTCGAGCGAAACGCGCAAGGCCGTCTGGACTGAGATTGACCTCGACAAGGCGGTCTGGACAATCCCCGGCGAGCGCATGAAGGCAAAGGAAACGCATGTGGTGCCGCTCTCTAAGGCAGCGGTTTCCATTCTGCGTCGGCGCTGGAAACTGCGCACGAGCGACGATGGCCTCGTTTTCTCGAACAATGGCGACAAGCCCATCAGTGACATGACAATGACCAAGCTGTTGCGCGATGCCGGGATCAAGGGCGCGACCGTCCATGGCTTCCGCTCCGCCTTTACTGATTGGGCGGCGGAGAAGACCGACTTTCCGAAGGAAGTGGCAGACAAGGCATTGGCCCACAAGCTGAGCAACCAGGTCGAAGCCGCCTATCGCCGCACCGACTTCTTCGACAAGCGGCGCGACTTAATGGCTGTATGGGCGGAGTATTTGAATCCGGAATCATAA
- a CDS encoding helix-turn-helix domain-containing protein, producing MSGHQPVEPICVRINDAARMIGVGRTKLYELISSGELETVKIGKATRVTTASLQKFVELRVSDRWH from the coding sequence ATGAGCGGCCATCAACCTGTCGAGCCGATCTGCGTCAGGATCAATGACGCTGCCCGAATGATAGGCGTTGGGCGCACGAAGCTCTATGAACTGATCTCCAGCGGTGAACTCGAAACGGTGAAGATCGGCAAGGCAACGCGCGTTACCACTGCCAGCTTGCAGAAGTTCGTCGAGCTGCGAGTTTCAGACCGGTGGCATTGA
- a CDS encoding helix-turn-helix transcriptional regulator — translation MSNTERIIRLKTVLDRTGLSRSTIYRKIAEGTFPSQVKISIHGAGWHESAINRWIADPAHYREEEPAE, via the coding sequence ATGTCGAATACCGAACGCATCATCCGCCTCAAGACCGTGCTCGACCGCACTGGTCTTTCCCGCTCTACTATTTATCGCAAGATCGCAGAGGGCACGTTCCCGTCGCAGGTCAAGATCAGCATCCACGGCGCGGGCTGGCACGAGTCTGCCATCAATCGCTGGATTGCCGATCCCGCTCACTATCGTGAAGAGGAACCGGCGGAATGA